The Halalkalicoccus tibetensis genome contains the following window.
TCGGTGGAGGCCTTATCGAAGACGACCTGTTCGTTCTCGCAGTCCGGACATTCGACGGAGTAGAAGTTGCCTGCCATCGTTACTCCTGGAAGTCGACGCGGCCGGCGCGCCATCCCTCGCGCAGGTGGGCGTTGCCACACTCGCCACAGCGGTACTTGAAGTCGGTCTTGCTCGTGGGCTTCCCCCCGCTGGGGACCTTCGAGAACTTCCCGCCGTTGCCGATGCCGGTCTGGCGCTCGCGCTGGCGGTCGATCCACTTCATTCCCGTCTGGCGCCCGGTACGGGTCTTCTCGAGCTCGTGCTCGTGGTGCTCGTTACAGTACGGACAGTAGGTGTTGAATCGTCGTGGGATCTCCATAGCCTTGTCGCCCGGTTGGATACCGCGGCTTAAAACCCGTTTGGTTGATCGCCGGCCCTCGCTGGAAAGGTTCATGTGGGCGCCTGCCTGAGCTAGAGTCACGGACGGGTACCGGGATCTACACGAAAAACCACACGACTCCGCGACGATCACGGTCGCCGGTACCGGGCGAACCCGGGCGGGAGAAACGACAATGTACACGGGAATCTTCGGTGGACTACTGGTCGGTATGGTACTCCTCGCGCTCTGTGGAGGAGTCGTCTACCGATCGAACCGATCGACACGAACGCTAACGGCTGAGGACGACCTCCGGACCGACGGGGGTGAACGATCCGATGGCACCGACGGCGGGAATACCGGCGGATCTGGGGAGTCGAAACCCCGGTCCGACGGCGGCGTCGCCACCGGCTACGGCTTCGTCACCGCGAAGCCGACGGGGCTGATCCGGTGGCTCACCACCGTCGACCACCGCGACATCGGCATCCTCTATCTCACCTTCGGGGTGTTCATGTTCCTCTGGGGCGGGACCGACGCGATGATGGCCCGGACGGAGCTGCTGACGCCGAACGCCGAGGTGTTCGGTATCCAGACGTACAACGAGCTGTTCACCACCCACGCGGTGACGATGCTGTTCCTGTTCGCGACGCCGATACTGTTCGGGATCGCGAACTACTTCCTGCCGGTGATGATCGGCGCCGACGACATGGCGTTCCCCCGGATCAACGCCATCGGGTTCTGGGTGCTGCCGCCAGCCGCCGTCCTGATGCGCTTCGGCATCATCAGCGACGCGATGGCGACGATCCTCGCGCCGCTGGCCCCTGCGCTCTCGGTGCTGTTTCTCGGGTTCGAACCCCTCGACATCGGCTGGACGCTCTACCCGCCGCTGTCGACACAGACGGCGAACCCCCAGATCGACATGTTCCTGCTCGGCTTACACCTCTCGGGCATCGGCACCACGCTGGGGGCGATCAACATCATCGCGACCGTCTTCACCGAGCGCGCGCCCGACGTCGGCTGGGAGCGTCTGGACATCCTCTCGTGGACGCTGCTCGTCCAGGCGGGGCTGATCCTCTTCGCGTTCCCGCTTCTGGGCAGCGTCATCGTCATGCTGCTGCTCGATCGGAACATCGGGACCTCGTTCTTCGCGATCGAGCACGGGGGACACATCCTCTATCAACACCTGTTCTGGTTCTTCGGCCATCCCGAGGTCTACATACTGATCCTCCCGCCGTTCGGGCTGATCAGCCTGATCCTCCCGAAGTTCTCGGGCCGGAAGCTGTTCGGGTTCAAGTTCGTCGTCTACTCGACGATGGCCATCGGCGTCCTCTCCT
Protein-coding sequences here:
- a CDS encoding 50S ribosomal protein L44e, translated to MEIPRRFNTYCPYCNEHHEHELEKTRTGRQTGMKWIDRQRERQTGIGNGGKFSKVPSGGKPTSKTDFKYRCGECGNAHLREGWRAGRVDFQE
- a CDS encoding cbb3-type cytochrome c oxidase subunit I; translation: MVLLALCGGVVYRSNRSTRTLTAEDDLRTDGGERSDGTDGGNTGGSGESKPRSDGGVATGYGFVTAKPTGLIRWLTTVDHRDIGILYLTFGVFMFLWGGTDAMMARTELLTPNAEVFGIQTYNELFTTHAVTMLFLFATPILFGIANYFLPVMIGADDMAFPRINAIGFWVLPPAAVLMRFGIISDAMATILAPLAPALSVLFLGFEPLDIGWTLYPPLSTQTANPQIDMFLLGLHLSGIGTTLGAINIIATVFTERAPDVGWERLDILSWTLLVQAGLILFAFPLLGSVIVMLLLDRNIGTSFFAIEHGGHILYQHLFWFFGHPEVYILILPPFGLISLILPKFSGRKLFGFKFVVYSTMAIGVLSFGVWAHHMFTTGIDPRIRGAFMAVTIAIAVPSAVKVFNWITTMWMGNIRLEAPMLFCIGSISTFIFGGVTGIFLGSIPVDLLYHETYYVVGHFHFIVSGIILFAVFAGVYYWFPLMSRRMYNKRLGAVHFWLSFVGVNLLSFGMLILGMLGMPRRSATYPAEFLPLQVMAGIGAALLAIGQVVWLYNMLQSYRAGRIVMDADVWDLKEFGQFTREWQWFERRLEQVQRTGEEGEEAR